One part of the Xiphophorus maculatus strain JP 163 A chromosome 1, X_maculatus-5.0-male, whole genome shotgun sequence genome encodes these proteins:
- the LOC111609930 gene encoding LOW QUALITY PROTEIN: taste receptor type 1 member 2-like (The sequence of the model RefSeq protein was modified relative to this genomic sequence to represent the inferred CDS: deleted 1 base in 1 codon), with product MAVLSSLYSFLSWVNVTIVFAPEWTAEALIKAAIEHDVTNKVWIAVDAWSLHKKLPKENGIRKIGTAVGIAEPVITISGFSDFIHSFKAQCQQEDANKGKLCNQVCNCTSVTAEDIINADPSFSFSVYSAVNAIAQALHTVLQCGDAKCNNNKTVQPHMYVHRTLCNLHLVEYIPFTDSGAIVIMFGASTFVGLTVAMSALFAFNYNTPVVRSAGGPMCFLILGCLTLCSLSVFFYFDKPTIASCVLRFLPFLLFFTVCLAGFVVRSFQIVCICKIASKFPKLLSWWMKYHGQWLVISGVFVSQAVLLLISYSITRPKPFSDRLLYLDKTVLGCDIDLKSMSGPVIFLSSLCCLCFIFSYMGKYLPKNYNEAKSITFCLMLLILTWIIFATSSILYQRKYVSSFNALAVLSSLYSFLVWYFFPKCYIMFHPNKNTQQHFQGLIQNFTKTISQWFCMTN from the exons ATGGCAGTCCTTTCTAGTCTCTACTCTTTTCTGTCCTG GGTTAATGTCACGATTGTTTTCGCACCAGAATGGACGGCTGAAGCCCTCATTAAGGCCGCCATAGAGCACGACGTCACCAACAAAGTGTGGATAGCTGTGGATGCCTGGTCCTTACACAAGAAGCTTCCTAAAGAAAATGGAATCAGAAAAATTGGGACTGCAGTTGGGATTGCTGAGCCAGTAATAACAATATCAGGCTTCAGTGATTTCATACATTCTTTTAAAGCCCAGTGTCAACAGGAAGATGCAAATAAAGGAAAGCTCTGTAATCAGGTCTGCAACTGCACCAGTGTGACAGCCGAAGATATCATCAATGCAGACccatctttctctttttctgtttactcGGCTGTGAATGCCATCGCTCAGGCTTTACATACTGTCCTGCAATGTGGAGATGCCAAgtgtaacaacaacaaaacggtACAACCACACATG TATGTACACAGGACTCTGTGCAATCTGCACCTGGTGGAGTACATACCGTTCACAGACAGTGGTGCCATAGTGATCATGTTCGGAGCCTCCACCTTCGTGGGCCTCACGGTAGCCATGTCTGCGCTCTTTGCCTTCAACTACAACACTCCTGTTGTCAGATCTGCTGGAGGACCGATGTGCTTCCTGATTTTAGGCTGCCTCACTCTGTGCAGTCTCAGCGTGTTCTTTTACTTCGACAAACCCACGATCGCATCTTGTGTGTTAAGGTTTTTACCGTTTCTGTTGTTCTTCACCGTTTGTCTGGCAGGTTTTGTTGTCCGCTCTTTTCAGATTGTTTGTATTTGCAAAATCGCATCTAAATTCCCGAAACTCCTCAGCTGGTGGATGAAATACCACGGACAGTGGCTGGTCATCAGTGGGGTATTCGTCTCACAAGCTGTTCTACTTTTAATCAGTTATTCCATAACCCGTCCCAAACCTTTCAGTGATCGATTGTTATATTTGGACAAAACCGTTCTAGGTTGTGACATTGATCTAAAATCAATGTCTGGCCCTGTGATTTTTCTGTCGTCATTATGCtgcctttgttttattttttcctacatgGGA AAATACCTCCCAAAGAATTACAATGAAGCCAAATCCATAACCTTCTgcctgatgctgctgatcctcACCTGGATCATCTTTGCCACTTCAAGCATACTTTACCAGAGGAAATATGTCTCATCATTTAACGCATTGGCAGTACTGTCCAGTCTTTATTCTTTTCTGGTGTGGTAtttctttccaaaatgttacattatgtTTCatcccaacaaaaacacacaacaacacTTCCAAGGTCTGATTcaaaattttaccaaaacaATTAGTCAGTGGTTCTGTATGACTAACTGA